In Nocardioides sp. zg-1228, a single window of DNA contains:
- a CDS encoding DUF3097 domain-containing protein: MPQDRYGTDVLSGDWRAPRNGRATEVPTALGMVVEEVTTDWCGEVVAVDRDIDTLTLEDRRGKRRTFPLGPGFLLEGKPVILTRPVRAGAPAAPTRTASGSVAVPHAPARVARASRIFVEGRHDAELVEKVWGDDLRIEGVVVEYLGGVDDLAEHLRDFRPGPQRRVGVLVDHLVPGSKEARIAEAIARSPIGKHVLVVGHPFIDIWQAVKPDRLGIPAWPSVPRGIDWKTGTCQQLGWPHRDQADIARAWKHILGRVSSYADLEPALLGRVEELIDFTTAP; this comes from the coding sequence GTGCCTCAGGATCGCTACGGAACCGACGTCCTCTCCGGTGACTGGCGCGCGCCTCGCAACGGTCGCGCCACCGAGGTGCCGACCGCGCTCGGCATGGTCGTCGAGGAGGTCACCACCGACTGGTGCGGCGAGGTCGTCGCCGTCGACCGCGACATCGACACCCTCACGCTGGAGGACCGCCGTGGCAAGCGACGCACCTTCCCGCTCGGCCCCGGCTTCCTGCTCGAGGGCAAGCCGGTGATCCTCACCCGACCCGTCCGCGCCGGCGCGCCCGCCGCCCCCACGCGTACGGCGTCGGGCTCGGTGGCGGTGCCCCACGCACCGGCCCGCGTCGCCCGAGCGAGCCGCATCTTCGTCGAGGGCCGCCACGACGCGGAGCTGGTCGAGAAGGTCTGGGGCGACGACCTGCGCATCGAGGGCGTGGTGGTGGAGTACCTCGGCGGCGTCGACGACCTCGCCGAGCACCTGCGCGACTTCCGGCCCGGCCCGCAGCGCCGCGTCGGCGTACTGGTCGACCACCTCGTGCCCGGCTCGAAGGAGGCGCGGATCGCCGAAGCCATCGCCCGCTCCCCCATCGGCAAGCACGTCCTGGTGGTCGGGCACCCGTTCATCGACATCTGGCAGGCGGTCAAGCCCGACCGGCTCGGGATCCCGGCGTGGCCCAGCGTCCCCCGCGGCATCGACTGGAAGACCGGCACCTGCCAGCAGCTCGGCTGGCCGCACCGCGACCAGGCCGACATCGCCCGCGCCTGGAAGCACATCCTCGGCCGGGTGAGCTCCTACGCCGACCTCGAGCCGGCCCTCCTCGGCCGGGTCGAGGAGCTCATCGACTTCACGACGGCGCCGTAG